From the genome of Pirellulales bacterium:
GCAAGTAATCGTTTGTCGGTCCATGAACCAGCAGATAACCCGGTCCCGGCCATACCGGCATGCGAAAGCGTCCCTCGGCGTCGGTTCCGTAGCGCATCTGCGCTTCGGAATAATTGGGCCACGATCCGGCGTTGAAATACCCGTTGTTGTATTCCTGCTGCCGGAAAAAGATCTCGGCGCCCGCGATGGGTTCTCGCGTTACGCGATCGATCACCTGACCCGTCACCGGTATCCCGCGACGCAGCTTGAGCGTCATGTCCACGCTCTTTCCTTCACGGGGTCGCTTACGTTCCAGTGCCAGAAACATGTAAGGCGAGTCAGGGGGCGGGTAGGCGTAAACATTCAATTCGCTGTCGGGTCGAAACTCGTCGGAATGCTTGACGACGGTGCGGATGTGAAAAGTGCCGTCGGCCGCTGTCTCTAGAAATCGATAGGGTCGCTCGGTGAGCAGCACCTTGGCTCCGGCGATCGGCTCGCCAGTGTCTGCCGCCTCTACCTTTCCGGAGATGAAGAGCGGCGATTGCAAGACCGCGGCGACCGAGTCACTCGTCACGTCAAGATTATGGAGCTGTTGGCCGCCCCAGTGCTCGTCGTCGATCGATAACTCGACCGTTTTGATGTCGCTCGACATGGTGGCCGTCGTATAGCCCTGCTCATCGCTGCGGGACCAGGTTGGCCAATCCGTGAGCATGCTGCGGGCACTCAGATCCGGCAGCCAAAAGCTGGTGTAGTGACCTTGAACATGTTTAGTCTTCGTCGTTGCCGACCAGAGCTGCGGCTGCACGCCGGCGATCGGGTTGCCGATCGTGTCGATCAATTGCACCCGCACTTCCCTGGGCTTCCACAACGTGATGTCGACGTCCTGATATTGCTGGCGCGGTTTGAGCCAGACTTGCGATGTCCCTAGACCATCAGCCGAGGCCAGCAGCCACAGCGCCGGATAAACGCCCGTGGATCGTTTTGGCAGACTAACGCGGAATCGGCCGTCGGCTGCGCACGTGGTGGGAAGGTAAACAACTTCCTGCTTTCTGGTGCGATAAATCGGCCAGCCGTCGTTACGATCCATGGCCACGACTTGAATTTTCGCGCCGGGGACGGGCTCGCCCTGCTCCGACAAGACTCTTCCGGTAACGACTTGATCACCGGAATCGTTGTCACCGGCAGTGATTGCCGAGGGAACGGCTTTGTCCGGCGCAGCCGCAAGCGCCTCTGCGCGCAACATCGGCCGTACCACGGCCACGGCGACAACCGCCATCAAGGCGGCACCGGCGAGCAGCGAGGCGCGGGCCCGGCCCAGCGGGGTGCGCATCCGCTTGCCATCGAGCACGGCCAGCAAGCGGCCTTCGAGTTGCGAGCGACGCGCCATCGACAGCGCCGCGGTCGCCAACGGAGAACAGGGCCGATGCCCTCGGGCGATGTCGAGCAAGTGCGTGGCATAGTTCGAGGCCTTTTGCCCAGCGAGCAGCACGTAATCGTCGCAGGCATGCTCGCGGTCGATGCGCATCCGCCGGACCATGAACCAACTGCCGGGATGAAACCAGTACAGCGCGCAGCTCAGGCGCGCCACGATTTGCCAGGGAACGTCGCGACGCTTGATGTGCGCCAGCTCGTGCAGCAAAACGACACGCCGCCGCTCGTCGCTCCACTCGTGCGCTTCGGCCGGCAAAACGATGCAGGCGCGGCTCGCGCCGAAGGTCATGGGCATTTGTCCTTCGCCAGCCACGAGCAGGGTGACCGCGCGGCGCAGGTCGAGCGAATCGCACAATTCCGCGACCAGATCCTGCCATTCCGCGGCATCAAGCGACATCGAGCGCCGCCGCAGCCGACCGTTGGCCACCAGGCCGCAGACCAGCGGCGCCAAAACCAGGCTTGCACCGACGAGCCATACGATCGGCAACCAGGGAAGCGGCGGAGCATCGATCGCGGCGGGCGGCACAGCGCGCTGGTCGATCGCGAAGGCCTGGGGGACGCTCGGTAGCGCACCGGATTCCGCTTCGGGTTCTGTCGTGACGGAGAGCTGATTCGGTGCGACTCGTGCTATTTCTGCGTGCGCGTTCGAGTCATCCGGGGCGGCAGGCGTCCGCGGAACATTCCGCACATCGCGGGCTGCCGTGGCAAACTCGCTATCGGTGGCGACGCTCGATTCCGTGGCTGGTCTACCCACAGAAGGCCCTGACGCGAGGAGCCACGTTCGTTGCCACTGATCGGGGATCACCCGTAGCGGGATGCCCGGCACGGCCAGGTTCACGACGGGCAACAGCAGCAGAGCCACGAAGGTGAGTCCCCAGATCCGGTGCCGGATGGCCGACGATCGGCGACCCACGGTCAGGCCGACCAGTGCCGCCACGATCAACAGCACCGTGGATTTAACCGCCAGGTCGCCCCACAAGGAAATCCAACGGGCATTATCAAATAGAGAGTCGCACAGAGATGCGAACATGGCCGTCGATTACCTCCCCTCTTTCCGCGCTTCGTCGATCAATTGCGCCAATCGATCAAGCTCTTCGGCCGAGATCTTGTCCCCTTCCAGGTCGAGCACGGCGGCCACGGCGTCTCCGGCCGAGCCGCTGAAGAAGGTCTTCAGCAAATGCTGCAGAGCCGAGCGACGCGCCTTCTCGGGGGCGAGCGTCGGACGGTAGATGTATTTCATCCCGTCGCGTCGGTGCTTGAGATACCCCTTCTCCTCCAAGAGCCGCATCATGGTCCGCACGGCGGAGTAGCTGGGGGGATCCGCCAGCCGCGCGAGCACGTCACCGACCGAGGCTTCCCCCAGCTCGTGGATCGCGTCCATGATCTGCCGCTCGCGGCGGCCCAAATCGGCGTGAGGTCCTTTGGTCATGTCGGATGGTCCTCGCTTCTCGTCGTCTGCCGGCCCCGCTCGACCGCACACATGCTAATCAGCTAACATGTGGCAATGTACTAACACCTCGGAGCGAAGTCAACGATTTTTTGGCAAAGAATCCGAGCCGCATGGCTCCGGCCAGCGAGGCAGCGAAAGGGCGCGAAGGCTCGCGGAAGACGGGCAAGACACCGTTTGCCAGGCGGCTACCGGGCGCGTCGATGAGCGCGCCGGTCCTTTACAACGCGAATCTTCGCTTCGA
Proteins encoded in this window:
- a CDS encoding M56 family metallopeptidase, translating into MFASLCDSLFDNARWISLWGDLAVKSTVLLIVAALVGLTVGRRSSAIRHRIWGLTFVALLLLPVVNLAVPGIPLRVIPDQWQRTWLLASGPSVGRPATESSVATDSEFATAARDVRNVPRTPAAPDDSNAHAEIARVAPNQLSVTTEPEAESGALPSVPQAFAIDQRAVPPAAIDAPPLPWLPIVWLVGASLVLAPLVCGLVANGRLRRRSMSLDAAEWQDLVAELCDSLDLRRAVTLLVAGEGQMPMTFGASRACIVLPAEAHEWSDERRRVVLLHELAHIKRRDVPWQIVARLSCALYWFHPGSWFMVRRMRIDREHACDDYVLLAGQKASNYATHLLDIARGHRPCSPLATAALSMARRSQLEGRLLAVLDGKRMRTPLGRARASLLAGAALMAVVAVAVVRPMLRAEALAAAPDKAVPSAITAGDNDSGDQVVTGRVLSEQGEPVPGAKIQVVAMDRNDGWPIYRTRKQEVVYLPTTCAADGRFRVSLPKRSTGVYPALWLLASADGLGTSQVWLKPRQQYQDVDITLWKPREVRVQLIDTIGNPIAGVQPQLWSATTKTKHVQGHYTSFWLPDLSARSMLTDWPTWSRSDEQGYTTATMSSDIKTVELSIDDEHWGGQQLHNLDVTSDSVAAVLQSPLFISGKVEAADTGEPIAGAKVLLTERPYRFLETAADGTFHIRTVVKHSDEFRPDSELNVYAYPPPDSPYMFLALERKRPREGKSVDMTLKLRRGIPVTGQVIDRVTREPIAGAEIFFRQQEYNNGYFNAGSWPNYSEAQMRYGTDAEGRFRMPVWPGPGYLLVHGPTNDYLHVMISDGDLYYGKTGLQRNYPDGAQQVNYKPGEQNAAPVTIELERGTTLRRKVVRPDGQPATGWLHARSYVMDRRDINGHTPAIQIENGMIELPGFDPERSNPLFFLDIEHHCAATVSPAADEAQSDAPIELVPCGSARFHFIDDKGKPIVGHEPWLQVVVTPGAVNTHHIEDNQPLWADTIIWQNMFWEQGVARRELPKTDADGNLVMNDLIPGATYNVSFVNKQGRWDEGFQFTIRSGETTEVGDVVIPTRQ
- a CDS encoding BlaI/MecI/CopY family transcriptional regulator gives rise to the protein MTKGPHADLGRRERQIMDAIHELGEASVGDVLARLADPPSYSAVRTMMRLLEEKGYLKHRRDGMKYIYRPTLAPEKARRSALQHLLKTFFSGSAGDAVAAVLDLEGDKISAEELDRLAQLIDEARKEGR